A single Anopheles funestus chromosome 2RL, idAnoFuneDA-416_04, whole genome shotgun sequence DNA region contains:
- the LOC125766443 gene encoding Kv channel-interacting protein 1 — MATPPDSPIEEVVYELEPTRAPKPIPVALEDLCRLTKFTRQEIRVMYRGFKTECPDGVVHEDSFKDIYAKFFPHGNSSLYAHYVFKAFDVNCNGSITFRDLLVTLSTLLRGSVYERLRWTFRLYDINGDGCISRGELGEIVSAVHELMGRRPHQPDDDRKAREQVDRVFAKLDLNQDGIITIEEFLEACLKDDVVTKSLQMFDCL, encoded by the exons ATGGCTACCCCACCGGACAGTCCGATCGAGGAGGTGGTGTACGAGCTAGAGCCTACCCGGGCACCGAAACCAATACCTGTCGCGCTCGAGGATCTCTGCCGGTTGACAAAGTTCACCCGCCAGGAGATACGGGTCATGTATAGAGGCTTCAAAACG GAATGTCCCGATGGGGTTGTGCACGAGGACAGCTTCAAGGATATCTATGCGAAATTCTTCCCACACGGAA ATTCCAGCCTTTATGCGCACTATGTGTTCAAAGCGTTCGATGTCAACTGCAACGGATCCATTACCTTCCGG GATCTTCTAGTCACTCTCTCTACTCTACTTCGTGGTTCCGTTTACGAGCGACTACGATGGACATTCCGATTATACGATATCAATGGAGACGGTTGCATCAGCCGAGGAGAATTGGGAGAAATTGTGTCGGCCGTGCACGAACTCATGGGTCGACGACCACACCAACCAGACGATGACCGGAAGGCCCGGGAACAG GTTGATCGAGTATTTGCTAAACTAGACCTGAACCAGGATGGTATCATCACGATCGAGGAATTTCTGGAAGCATGTCTGAAGGATGACGTCGTCACGAAGTCACTGCAAATGTTCGACTGTCTTTGA